From a region of the Nothobranchius furzeri strain GRZ-AD chromosome 12, NfurGRZ-RIMD1, whole genome shotgun sequence genome:
- the LOC107375943 gene encoding sporozoite surface protein 2 has product MAYLEFTSQLFLVALFSFSAQSFAAKTGWKWNLQDGGGSSKNVNSGPQSFSSPVQPRAVTSSVSWVAARPQRQSLRVPTSETKGPAVPVPPKPQSPALSRVTAPERLPAPPNPEGPAVPLVTAPPKELPAPPLNPQIPAIPWTTSLSVLQKPTDQWGTATSINLPTLNSGGPVQWGASPLSTIKGSSPSNPEMSVPKEPAAPWFSGPIKELHVPYWNPQLPPIPWLTFPSSAQKKPLDLWGTAHSTNLLTPQSKGPVPWQTGPLNPRGFSVPQGITSPNPGGPVVSLPFNPLQKGVSVPQGLALSQVVNTHDSQVMPLGSNVDTMGEEPMESSYFHSEPSYHPVQPNFQAGELYNFERNVDQGNLNGEMEVLDGGSPFIFQEPFHPGELSNAASIFEQGSSQKETEDQSFVPSYPNAELETPYALMDTMQLAYPHARPAVPDLFYQFLMGRLPHGTVSHTQTEYMTGGDRTTKHGYERYRYLTDDLDAPPQIEVYTEQ; this is encoded by the exons ATGGCTTATTTGGAGTTTACAAg CCAGCTGTTCCTGGTTGCTTTGTTTAGCTTCAGTGCTCAGTCATTTGCAGCTAAAACTG GTTGGAAGTGGAATCTCCAAGATGGTGGTGGCAGTAGCAAAAATGTGAATTCTGGCCCACAAAGTTTCTCCTCTCCTGTTCAGCCTAGAGCTGTTACTTCATCTGTGTCCTGGGTGGCTGCTAGACCCCAACGACAGTCTTTGCGGGTGCCTACCTCTGAGACAAAAGGACCTGCCGTTCCTGTACCACCTAAGCCACAAAGCCCTGCTCTCTCCAGGGTCACTGCTCCTGAAAGGCTTCCTGCTCCTCCCAATCCAGAAGGGCCTGCAGTCCCTTTGGTCACTGCTCCTCCCaaagagcttccagctcctcctctCAATCCCCAGATTCCTGCAATTCCATGGACAACTTCattatctgtccttcagaagcctACTGACCAATGGGGAACTGCTACTTCAATAAACCTGCCTACACTCAATTCTGGAGGTCCTGTCCAATGGGGAGCTTCTCCCCTGAGTACTATCAAAGGGTCTTCTCCTTCCAATCCAGAAATGTCCGTTCCTAAAGAGCCTGCTGCCCCTTGGTTCAGTGGTCCCATCAAAGAGCTTCATGTTCCTTATTGGAATCCACAACTTCCTCCAATCCCATGGTTAACTTTCCCTTCGTCAGCACAAAAAAAGCCTCTTGACCTGTGGGGAACTGCTCATTCCACAAACTTGCTAACTCCCCAATCAAAAGGGCCTGTCCCATGGCAAACTGGTCCCTTAAATCCCAGAGGGTTTTCTGTCCCACAGGGAATTACTTCTCCCAATCCAGGAGGTCCAGTTGTTTCATTGCCATTTAATCCCCTCCAAAAAGGTGTGTCTGTTCCTCAAGGGCTTGCTCTGTCTCAGGTGGTCAACACACATGACTCCCAAGTCATGCCATTGGGCTCAAATGTTGACACGATGGGAGAAGAACCTATGGAAAGTTCATATTTCCACTCTGAACCCAGTTATCATCCTGTCCAACCAAACTTTCAGGCAGGAGAGCTTTATAACTTTGAAAGAAATGTGGATCAAGGAAACTTAAATGGCGAAATGGAGGTGCTGGATGGTGGGTCACCTTTCATATTTCAAGAACCTTTTCACCCTGGTGAGCTCAGTAATGCTGCATCCATCTTTGAACAGGGAAGTTCACAGAAGGAAACGGAAGACCAAAGTTTTGTCCCAAGTTACCCTAATGCTGAGCTGGAGACTCCATATGCATTAATGGATACCATGCAGCTAGCATATCCACATGCAAGACCAGCTGTACCAGATCTCTTTTACCAGTTCTTGATGGGTCGTCTTCCCCATGGCACAGTGTCTCACACCCAAACTGAGTACATGACTGGTGGAGATCGTACAACTAAACATGGCTATGAACGATATCGCTACCTAACCGATGACCTTGATGCCCCCCCTCAAATTGAAGTGTACACTGAGCAGTAG